A region of Heptranchias perlo isolate sHepPer1 unplaced genomic scaffold, sHepPer1.hap1 HAP1_SCAFFOLD_118, whole genome shotgun sequence DNA encodes the following proteins:
- the LOC137308031 gene encoding T cell receptor alpha chain MC.7.G5-like: MTRNLIDPMLQEQANQSLGDVGESPSDLITRFNEMGLRYPVRFSNNVSTFCCDEVELDLVALCGFFAGYLSLCGLGDAAELTFGDGTEVIVEPKDKTPKEPTVSVFYPPVIKDGDGDSADTAAVCLVSEFSPKEIGLFMDTITVPKTNVTRSNHLLNNGYYRSSGFLSFNSSKHSVNVTCEAKHRARSFYAKSDSQDYAARPGRKPDCGKRSNNSRAGIKDTQTDLPRLNFLSLTVLGLRVLFLKCVAFNVLLTARVWLF, translated from the exons ATGACTCGTAATCTTATCGATCCTATGCTTCAGGAACAAGCGAATCAGTCACTGGGAGATGTGGGGGAGAGTCCAAGTGATCTTATTACAAGATTCAACGAAAT GGGTTTGCGGTACCCAGTTCGCTTTTCCAACAACGTGTCCACTTTTTGCTGCGATGAGGTGGAATTAGACCTGGTGGCGCTGTGTGGGTTTTTCGCTGGGTACTTATCACTGTGTGGATTAGGGGATGCTGCTGAACTCACATTTGGAGACGGAACTGAAGTGATTGTAGAGCCAA AGGACAAAACTCCCAAAGAGCCTACCGTGTCGGTCTTTTACCCGCCCGTGATAAAAGATGGGGACGGGGACAGTGCCGATACGGCGGCGGTATGTCTGGTGTCGGAATTCTCCCCCAAAGAGATTGGGCTCTTCATGGATACAATCACTGTCCCAAAGACCAATGTCACGAGATCCAATCACTTATTAAACAACGGGTATTACAGGAGCTCAGGGTTCCTCTCTTTCAATTCATCCAAACATTCAGTAAATGTCACGTGTGAGGCAAAACACAGGGCTCGATCTTTCTATGCAAAAAGCGACAGCCAGGATTATGCAGCCC GCCCCGGCAGAAAGCCTGATTGTGGAAAACGTTCAAATAATTCCAGAGCAGGAATAAAGGACACCCAAACAG ATCTACCGAGGCTGAATTTTCTGTCTTTGACCGTGTTGGGATTGAGAGTTCTCTTTTTGAAGTGCGTTGCTTTCAATGTCCTGCTGACGGCCAGAGTGTGGCTATTTTAA